A stretch of the Methylacidiphilum caldifontis genome encodes the following:
- a CDS encoding lipoate--protein ligase family protein produces the protein MFPEPHTWSLVINDPFDGEFNMALDEAYLGFVPRPLLRIYRFAEPMLSIGYFQKWKEIIQDEPFVRRYTGGGAVYHGKDCIYALVIPKDHHLVHLSAQESYYSIHKALDSGMRRLGFKTEFYEDEKKYDGSFCFLKPVKYDLMWGSKKIAGAAQRRNRQGLLHQGSIVIPEEISFEDIAVAIVEGFEETFKVDFHKEDIDPSVWTRAIELEERKYKSIEWNYMR, from the coding sequence ATGTTTCCGGAGCCTCACACTTGGAGTTTAGTCATTAATGATCCATTTGATGGAGAATTCAACATGGCTCTTGACGAGGCCTATCTTGGTTTTGTTCCACGACCTTTATTGAGGATCTATAGGTTTGCAGAACCGATGCTCTCTATCGGTTATTTCCAAAAATGGAAAGAGATTATCCAGGACGAACCTTTTGTGCGTCGCTATACGGGTGGGGGTGCCGTTTATCATGGTAAAGATTGTATCTATGCTTTGGTAATCCCCAAAGATCATCATCTGGTTCACTTATCTGCCCAAGAATCGTATTATTCCATTCATAAGGCTCTAGATAGTGGAATGCGTCGGTTAGGTTTCAAAACAGAATTTTATGAAGATGAAAAAAAATATGATGGGAGCTTTTGTTTTTTGAAACCAGTCAAATATGATTTGATGTGGGGAAGCAAAAAAATTGCTGGAGCAGCACAAAGGAGAAATCGGCAAGGACTTCTGCATCAAGGCAGTATCGTTATTCCCGAAGAAATCTCTTTTGAAGATATAGCAGTGGCCATTGTTGAAGGTTTTGAAGAAACATTTAAAGTTGATTTTCATAAGGAAGATATTGATCCATCTGTATGGACTCGGGCGATAGAGCTAGAAGAAAGAAAATATAAAAGCATTGAGTGGAATTATATGCGCTGA
- the ald gene encoding alanine dehydrogenase: MHIGVPKEIKQGEYRVSLSPSGARRLVELGHSVYIEKNAGEGSGYTNEDYCRAGAQIVPTEEAWNNELVIKVKEPLQEEYHYFRKNMMLFAFLHLAANRQLTEILLQKEVTSFAYETLQLPDGSLPLLIPMSEIAGRVAIQHGARILEKNHGGAGILLGGVPGVEPARVAIVGGGTVGSNAMKMALGLGADVTVFDSDLKRLRFLDDLFGARIKTIMATPYAVEERIQSFDLLIGAVLNPGAKSPKVITRQMIKKMKPGSAVMDISIDQGGCIETVDKPTTHDNPTFVKDGVIHYAVANIPATVPKTATAALTNATFYWIELLANNGLAAAQYNPSIKTAINTIKGELSCRAVAETFNMPWSPIEKFL; this comes from the coding sequence ATGCACATTGGAGTTCCTAAAGAAATAAAACAAGGTGAATATAGAGTGTCCCTTAGCCCTTCAGGAGCAAGACGCCTTGTTGAGTTGGGACACTCTGTATACATAGAAAAAAATGCCGGAGAAGGCAGCGGCTATACGAATGAAGATTATTGTAGAGCTGGTGCACAGATCGTACCTACAGAAGAGGCATGGAATAATGAACTGGTCATCAAAGTTAAAGAGCCCCTACAGGAGGAATATCATTATTTTAGGAAGAATATGATGCTTTTTGCTTTCTTGCATCTGGCAGCAAACCGACAACTGACCGAGATTCTCCTTCAAAAAGAGGTCACTTCTTTTGCCTATGAAACTCTTCAGCTTCCCGATGGAAGTTTACCTCTTCTGATTCCGATGAGCGAAATTGCCGGCAGGGTTGCAATCCAACATGGAGCTCGGATCCTCGAAAAGAATCACGGAGGAGCAGGAATTCTTCTAGGAGGGGTACCTGGAGTAGAACCCGCGCGAGTAGCTATTGTAGGAGGAGGAACGGTTGGGAGCAATGCAATGAAAATGGCTTTGGGACTAGGAGCTGATGTTACCGTATTTGATAGTGATCTGAAAAGGCTACGATTTCTGGATGATCTTTTTGGTGCTAGAATTAAAACGATTATGGCCACTCCTTACGCCGTTGAAGAAAGGATACAATCCTTTGACCTCTTAATAGGAGCTGTACTTAACCCTGGAGCTAAATCACCCAAAGTGATTACACGGCAGATGATCAAAAAAATGAAACCCGGCAGTGCCGTCATGGATATATCCATTGATCAAGGTGGTTGTATTGAGACGGTCGATAAACCGACTACCCATGATAATCCTACTTTTGTCAAAGACGGAGTCATCCATTATGCAGTAGCGAATATTCCTGCAACTGTTCCCAAAACAGCAACAGCTGCCTTAACAAATGCTACTTTCTACTGGATCGAGCTTCTTGCAAATAATGGACTTGCAGCTGCTCAATATAACCCTTCAATCAAAACCGCTATTAATACTATAAAGGGAGAACTTAGCTGCAGGGCTGTTGCTGAAACCTTCAACATGCCATGGAGCCCTATTGAAAAGTTCTTGTGA
- a CDS encoding dienelactone hydrolase family protein codes for MQSESSSSILVKPAGVEKENPSPQPAEPILRGALVKLTDFGSDDVGYLSIPDQEPKGGVVLVPGKWGMSQGIKFLADRFSKEGYVALAVDLFNGIVPKDSSYAADLSRFVREDSALGVISAAVRFLHESPRFHTDKVGIVGWDLGGEYTFEAALTIKGIEAAIIYYGEVDTEKKKLAKLRVPLCYFYAEKDKTISKEKIIRFVNMLEEEKKPLAFYSFDTQEGFADPSSSNYDPTNAEAAWHISIDFLEKKFNSPKKEMGLLEKIIHSKD; via the coding sequence GTGCAATCTGAAAGCAGTTCATCAATACTTGTTAAACCTGCTGGTGTAGAAAAAGAAAATCCTTCTCCTCAGCCGGCTGAACCCATTTTACGAGGCGCATTGGTAAAATTAACAGATTTTGGCTCAGACGATGTGGGTTATCTCTCAATTCCTGACCAGGAACCAAAGGGTGGAGTTGTTCTTGTTCCAGGAAAATGGGGAATGAGTCAAGGCATTAAATTTCTTGCCGATCGGTTTTCCAAGGAAGGTTACGTGGCTCTGGCTGTGGACCTTTTCAATGGAATAGTTCCTAAAGATAGCTCCTATGCGGCCGATCTTAGCCGATTTGTTAGGGAAGATTCAGCCCTAGGAGTGATATCGGCGGCTGTACGATTTCTTCACGAAAGCCCAAGGTTTCATACGGATAAGGTAGGGATAGTGGGATGGGATCTAGGGGGAGAATATACCTTTGAGGCAGCCTTAACCATAAAGGGAATAGAGGCGGCAATTATTTATTATGGAGAAGTGGACACCGAAAAAAAGAAACTGGCAAAGCTGCGGGTTCCTCTTTGTTATTTTTATGCTGAAAAGGATAAAACCATTTCTAAAGAAAAAATAATTCGTTTTGTCAATATGCTTGAAGAAGAAAAAAAGCCGCTCGCTTTTTATAGTTTTGATACCCAGGAAGGATTTGCCGATCCTTCAAGTTCAAATTACGATCCCACTAATGCTGAAGCCGCATGGCATATTTCAATCGATTTTTTGGAAAAGAAATTTAATTCTCCTAAAAAAGAGATGGGACTTTTAGAAAAGATTATTCACAGCAAAGATTAA
- a CDS encoding NADPH-dependent FMN reductase: MIGILVGTNRVGSKSRLVAAQLVRLYAKLDQKIEVIDLGALPKEAWSGTVFKKLPLSILPMVRRTVDCKGLVVVYPEYNGSIPGSLKHYIDILPYPEALARKPVCLVGVAHGAFGALRASMHLESILFYRRAAIYPFPLYLPKVDELLDGRCGIKREDIQKKMLEQSVGFLEFVRKSAL, encoded by the coding sequence ATGATCGGCATATTAGTAGGAACAAATAGAGTCGGCAGTAAAAGTAGGCTTGTCGCAGCTCAGCTTGTACGGCTGTACGCCAAGCTTGATCAGAAAATAGAGGTGATTGATTTGGGAGCCTTGCCAAAAGAAGCATGGTCAGGAACGGTTTTTAAGAAACTTCCCCTTTCAATTCTACCTATGGTAAGACGAACAGTGGATTGCAAAGGTCTAGTTGTCGTCTATCCTGAATACAATGGCAGTATACCCGGTTCCTTAAAGCATTATATCGATATTCTTCCTTATCCAGAAGCTCTTGCAAGAAAACCGGTTTGTCTGGTGGGTGTGGCTCATGGAGCATTTGGAGCTTTGAGGGCGTCCATGCATCTTGAATCTATTCTCTTTTATAGAAGAGCAGCGATTTATCCTTTTCCTTTGTATTTACCCAAAGTCGATGAACTTCTTGATGGCAGATGTGGTATTAAAAGAGAAGATATCCAAAAGAAAATGCTTGAGCAATCGGTGGGTTTTTTGGAATTTGTGAGAAAAAGTGCTCTTTAA